The proteins below come from a single Sphingomonas carotinifaciens genomic window:
- a CDS encoding tryptophan halogenase family protein, translating to MSDPLRSIVIVGGGTAGWMAATYLARRLSHLRPDITVIESPAIGTVGVGEATVPAIRDFLAAVELGEPEVLRETEGTIKYGIRFVDWQTKGHAFFHPFGLYGVPAGGVPFHHHWLRARAVGDATPLDAYCLATQLADHGLFLAPPDRPENDLGHFNFALHFDAVRFAHLLSRLAIANGVRHVPARIDAVIRDPQSGDVSGVRLESGAVVHGDLWIDCSGFRSLLLGEAMGVPYRDWREWLPCDRAVAMPCAPAGATMHPRTTATALPAGWQWHIPLRHRIGNGYVYCSDHVSDDEAEQTLRDRLEGAPLGNANRLRFTPGHRAEVWHRNVVGVGLASGFLEPLESTSISLVQSGLQRLVQLWPQRDIDPRLAAVYNRQSVLEFERIRDFLLIHYMFNRRIGEPFWDRMRAIEPPDHLRMKLDSWRACGEFVRYEWESFQDPSWLSLYAGLNQLPAHHSMLADAYPMPALSGHLASIRASIARVLAHGERHDRFLARVAAG from the coding sequence ATGAGCGATCCGTTACGCTCCATCGTCATCGTCGGCGGGGGCACCGCGGGATGGATGGCCGCCACCTATCTGGCGCGGCGCCTGTCGCATCTGCGCCCCGACATCACGGTGATCGAAAGCCCGGCGATCGGCACGGTCGGCGTCGGCGAGGCGACGGTGCCGGCGATCCGCGACTTTCTGGCCGCGGTCGAACTCGGCGAGCCGGAGGTGCTGCGCGAAACCGAGGGCACGATCAAATACGGCATCCGCTTCGTCGACTGGCAGACGAAGGGGCATGCCTTCTTCCATCCCTTTGGCCTGTACGGGGTGCCGGCCGGGGGCGTGCCCTTCCATCATCACTGGTTGCGTGCACGGGCAGTGGGCGATGCGACGCCGCTCGACGCCTATTGCCTGGCGACGCAGCTCGCCGACCACGGCCTGTTCCTTGCGCCGCCAGACCGGCCCGAGAACGACCTGGGCCATTTCAACTTTGCGCTGCACTTCGATGCGGTGCGCTTTGCCCATCTGCTCAGCCGCCTGGCCATCGCCAATGGCGTGCGCCATGTCCCCGCCCGTATCGATGCGGTGATACGCGATCCGCAAAGCGGTGACGTAAGCGGCGTACGGCTGGAGTCGGGAGCCGTCGTCCACGGCGATCTGTGGATCGACTGTTCGGGATTTCGCAGCCTGTTGCTGGGCGAGGCGATGGGCGTTCCGTATCGCGATTGGCGGGAATGGTTGCCCTGTGATCGCGCGGTGGCGATGCCGTGCGCGCCGGCGGGTGCGACGATGCATCCGCGCACGACCGCGACGGCCCTGCCGGCGGGGTGGCAGTGGCATATCCCGTTGCGGCACCGGATCGGCAACGGGTATGTCTATTGTTCGGACCATGTGTCGGATGACGAGGCAGAGCAGACGCTGCGCGACCGGCTGGAGGGCGCGCCGCTCGGCAATGCCAATCGGCTGCGCTTCACCCCGGGCCACCGCGCCGAGGTGTGGCATCGCAATGTCGTCGGCGTCGGTCTGGCGTCGGGGTTCCTCGAACCGCTGGAATCGACCAGCATCTCGCTCGTCCAGTCCGGCCTGCAACGCCTCGTCCAGCTCTGGCCGCAGCGGGATATCGATCCCCGTCTGGCGGCCGTCTACAACCGGCAGTCGGTGCTGGAGTTCGAGCGGATCCGCGATTTCCTGTTGATCCACTACATGTTCAACCGCCGTATCGGCGAACCCTTCTGGGACCGGATGCGCGCGATCGAACCGCCCGACCACCTGCGGATGAAGCTGGACAGCTGGCGCGCCTGCGGCGAGTTCGTGCGCTATGAATGGGAAAGCTTCCAGGATCCGAGCTGGCTCAGCCTCTATGCCGGGCTGAACCAGTTGCCGGCGCACCATAGCATGCTGGCCGACGCGTATCCGATGCCGGCCCTGTCGGGGCACCTGGCCAGCATCCGCGCGTCGATCGCGCGGGTGCTGGCGCATGGGGAGCGGCATGACCGGTTTCTGGCACGCGTGGCGGCGGGTTGA
- the glf gene encoding UDP-galactopyranose mutase has protein sequence MGGLPAGGVAPLLLCFCHLRWDFVFQRPQHLMTRFAATHRLVVWEEPIVGGDDAPRLALRAAGPLHVVTPHLPHGLSGEDANTALRRLLDDFLALEGTVAIRWYYTPMMLGFSRHVGSACTVYDCMDELSAFRFAPPELLALETELLAAADLVFTGGYSLYEAKRERHPDVRPFPSSVDVAHFATARDVEPGRAPAARFGFYGVLDERMDLDLLAELADARPEWTIEMVGPVVKIDPADLPQRANIVYPGQRSYDELPATIARWDVALMPFALNEATRFISPTKTPEYLAAGRPVVSTPIVDVARHYGTLDAVKIAGRGARFIQACEEALALVRGNTRDWRDAADTVLAATSWDATAAEMMAAIDEATAASAHLAAQGQRPHYDYLVVGAGFAGAVMAERLAADGGKRVLVVDRRPHIAGNAYDVADAAGILIHQYGPHIFHTNSDEVFAYLSNFTRWRAYEHRVLADVDGRRVPVPINRTTLNALYDAGLETDADAAAFLAARAEPVAQVRTSEDVVVSAVGHELYRTFFRGYTRKQWGLDPSALDKSVTARVPTRTSTDDRYFTDRHQAMPAAGFTAMFAAMLDHPNITVLTGTDFAEAAAAVSYDRLVYTGPIDEYFGYCHGRLPYRSLCFEHRTLPVERHQEVAVVNYPDEAVPHTRITEYKHLTGQRSPVTSITIEYPAAEGDPYYPIPRPENHQLYKRYEALALAEPDVIFVGRLATYRYYNMDQVVGQALATYRRLKAGHADIAPASAAPA, from the coding sequence ATGGGTGGCCTTCCTGCCGGCGGCGTCGCGCCGCTGCTGCTGTGCTTCTGCCACTTGCGCTGGGATTTCGTGTTCCAGCGTCCTCAACATCTGATGACGCGGTTTGCCGCCACCCACCGGCTGGTGGTGTGGGAAGAGCCGATCGTCGGCGGCGACGACGCGCCGCGTCTCGCCCTGCGCGCCGCCGGGCCGCTCCATGTCGTCACGCCGCATCTGCCCCACGGCCTGTCCGGCGAGGATGCGAACACCGCACTGCGCCGCCTGCTCGACGACTTTCTGGCGCTGGAAGGTACCGTGGCGATCCGCTGGTACTACACGCCGATGATGCTCGGCTTCTCGCGCCATGTCGGCTCGGCATGCACCGTCTATGACTGCATGGACGAACTGTCCGCCTTCCGCTTTGCGCCGCCCGAATTGCTGGCGTTGGAAACCGAGCTGCTCGCCGCGGCCGATCTGGTCTTCACCGGCGGCTACAGCCTGTACGAGGCCAAGCGGGAGCGTCATCCGGACGTGCGTCCCTTCCCGTCCAGCGTCGATGTCGCCCATTTCGCCACCGCGCGCGATGTCGAACCGGGCCGGGCGCCGGCCGCGCGCTTCGGCTTCTACGGCGTGCTGGACGAGCGGATGGACCTCGACCTGCTCGCCGAGCTGGCCGATGCCCGTCCCGAGTGGACGATCGAGATGGTCGGCCCGGTGGTGAAGATCGACCCCGCCGACCTGCCGCAGCGGGCCAACATCGTCTATCCGGGCCAGCGCAGCTATGACGAGCTGCCCGCCACCATCGCCCGCTGGGACGTGGCGCTGATGCCGTTCGCGCTGAACGAGGCGACCCGCTTCATCAGCCCGACGAAAACGCCCGAATATCTCGCCGCCGGCCGCCCGGTCGTGTCCACCCCCATCGTCGATGTCGCGCGACATTATGGCACGCTTGATGCGGTCAAGATCGCCGGCCGGGGCGCGCGCTTCATCCAGGCGTGCGAAGAGGCGCTGGCACTGGTTCGCGGCAACACCCGCGACTGGCGCGATGCCGCCGATACCGTCCTCGCCGCCACCTCCTGGGACGCCACCGCCGCCGAGATGATGGCAGCGATCGACGAGGCGACCGCCGCCAGCGCGCATCTGGCTGCGCAGGGGCAGCGCCCGCATTATGACTATCTGGTGGTCGGCGCGGGTTTTGCCGGCGCGGTGATGGCCGAGCGGCTGGCGGCGGACGGCGGCAAGCGCGTGCTGGTCGTCGATCGGCGCCCGCACATCGCCGGCAATGCCTATGACGTGGCGGACGCCGCCGGCATCCTGATCCACCAATATGGCCCGCACATCTTTCACACCAATTCGGACGAGGTGTTCGCCTATCTGTCGAACTTCACCCGGTGGCGCGCCTATGAGCACCGGGTGTTGGCCGATGTCGACGGCCGGCGCGTCCCCGTGCCGATCAACCGCACGACGCTGAACGCGCTCTACGATGCCGGGCTGGAAACCGACGCGGACGCCGCCGCCTTTCTTGCCGCCCGCGCCGAGCCGGTGGCACAGGTGCGCACGTCGGAGGATGTGGTCGTCTCGGCGGTCGGGCATGAACTCTACCGCACCTTCTTTCGCGGCTATACCCGCAAGCAATGGGGGCTGGACCCGAGCGCGCTCGACAAATCGGTCACCGCGCGCGTGCCGACCCGCACCTCGACCGATGACCGCTATTTCACCGACCGGCATCAGGCGATGCCCGCCGCCGGCTTCACCGCGATGTTCGCCGCGATGCTGGATCATCCCAACATCACCGTGCTGACGGGCACCGACTTCGCCGAGGCGGCGGCGGCGGTGTCCTATGACCGGCTGGTCTATACCGGGCCGATCGACGAATATTTCGGCTATTGCCACGGCCGGCTGCCGTATCGCTCGCTTTGCTTCGAACACCGGACGCTGCCCGTCGAGCGGCATCAGGAGGTCGCCGTCGTCAACTATCCGGACGAGGCGGTGCCGCACACGCGCATCACCGAATACAAGCACCTGACCGGGCAGCGGTCACCGGTCACCAGCATCACGATCGAATATCCGGCGGCCGAGGGCGATCCCTATTATCCAATCCCCCGCCCCGAAAACCATCAGCTTTACAAGCGGTACGAGGCGCTTGCCCTGGCCGAGCCCGACGTGATCTTCGTCGGCCGCCTCGCCACCTACCGTTACTACAACATGGACCAGGTGGTCGGACAGGCGCTCGCCACCTACCGCCGCCTGAAGGCCGGGCACGCCGACATCGCCCCCGCCTCCGCCGCCCCCGCCTGA
- a CDS encoding DUF4142 domain-containing protein, which yields MTRYMPISIALLLAGTSLSAAAQTPPPPPPAEAKTQAEPYVTAAGRSDLYEINSSQVVLEKSQNPAIRRYADMMIKHHQKTTAATLAAATKAGLTPPPPALDPGATASINELQLASAGDVDRLYLAQQVPAHRAALDLHQSYGSGGDQAPLRATAKKAVPIVRQHLAEAERMQQGAGGGM from the coding sequence ATGACCAGATACATGCCCATCTCGATCGCGCTGCTGCTCGCCGGCACCTCCCTGTCCGCCGCCGCGCAGACGCCGCCCCCGCCGCCCCCGGCCGAGGCCAAGACGCAGGCCGAACCCTATGTGACCGCGGCCGGGCGCAGCGACCTGTACGAGATCAACTCCAGCCAGGTCGTGCTGGAAAAGTCGCAAAATCCCGCAATCCGGCGTTACGCCGACATGATGATCAAGCATCATCAGAAGACCACCGCGGCGACGCTGGCTGCGGCTACCAAGGCCGGCCTGACCCCGCCGCCCCCCGCGCTCGACCCGGGGGCGACCGCCTCGATCAACGAACTGCAACTGGCATCGGCCGGCGACGTCGACCGGCTGTATCTGGCACAGCAGGTGCCCGCCCACCGCGCCGCGCTGGACCTGCACCAGAGTTACGGTTCAGGCGGCGATCAGGCGCCGCTGCGCGCAACCGCCAAAAAGGCGGTGCCGATCGTCCGCCAGCATCTCGCCGAGGCCGAGCGGATGCAGCAGGGCGCCGGCGGCGGCATGTAA
- a CDS encoding manganese catalase family protein, whose amino-acid sequence MYYHDKRLQYPVTVDKPDPAFARMLQQAIGGVEGEIRVCMQYFFQAWGNRAPTPKYRDMLLHTATEEIGHIEMLATAVALNLDKAPASLQEEGAADGIVGAVMGGGNGRHAIEGMIHKNLLSTGLAAMPVDSDGVPFNMSHIYASGNIAADMYCNVAAESTGRVLAVRLFNAAHDEGMKKMLHYMIARDTMHQQQWLAVLEELGGPSANLPVPNSFPQGMEDQANNYNFYATAADGSVPEGRWTDGPTIDGRGDFTVFQNKPLGEEPILGPARPDSAAQSQQIG is encoded by the coding sequence ATGTATTATCACGACAAGCGGCTTCAGTATCCGGTCACCGTCGACAAGCCCGATCCCGCCTTTGCGCGCATGCTGCAACAGGCGATCGGCGGCGTGGAGGGCGAGATCCGCGTGTGCATGCAGTATTTCTTCCAGGCCTGGGGCAACCGGGCGCCGACGCCGAAATACCGCGACATGCTGCTCCACACCGCGACCGAGGAGATCGGCCATATCGAGATGCTGGCGACCGCGGTCGCGCTCAACCTCGACAAGGCGCCTGCCTCGCTGCAGGAAGAGGGTGCCGCCGACGGCATCGTGGGCGCGGTGATGGGCGGCGGCAACGGCCGCCACGCGATCGAGGGCATGATCCACAAGAACCTGCTGTCGACCGGTCTTGCCGCGATGCCGGTGGACTCCGACGGCGTGCCCTTCAACATGAGCCACATCTATGCCAGCGGCAACATCGCTGCCGACATGTATTGCAACGTGGCGGCGGAAAGCACCGGGCGCGTGCTGGCAGTGCGCCTGTTCAACGCCGCGCATGACGAGGGCATGAAGAAGATGCTCCACTACATGATCGCGCGCGACACCATGCACCAGCAGCAGTGGCTGGCGGTGCTGGAGGAATTGGGCGGCCCTTCGGCCAACCTGCCGGTCCCCAACTCCTTCCCGCAAGGTATGGAGGATCAGGCGAACAACTACAACTTCTACGCCACCGCCGCCGACGGGTCGGTGCCGGAGGGACGCTGGACCGACGGGCCGACCATCGATGGTCGCGGCGACTTCACCGTCTTCCAGAACAAGCCGCTGGGTGAAGAGCCCATCCTCGGCCCCGCCCGCCCCGACAGCGCGGCGCAAAGCCAGCAGATCGGGTGA
- a CDS encoding MerR family transcriptional regulator, producing the protein MTADDPQELRGIQEVAASLGVTARTLRFYEDRGLIEPRRVGTARVYTRRETGRMQLILRGKRLGFSLREIEEFLDLYDADPQHVEQMRALAERCRERIEELNQQKIAIVQTLAELETIEREAMERVTAALTEIPAVP; encoded by the coding sequence GTGACGGCAGACGACCCGCAGGAATTGCGCGGAATACAGGAGGTGGCCGCCAGCCTGGGGGTCACCGCCCGCACGCTGCGCTTCTACGAGGATCGCGGCCTGATCGAGCCGCGCCGGGTGGGCACCGCGCGCGTCTATACCCGGCGCGAGACCGGGCGGATGCAGCTGATCCTGCGCGGCAAGCGGCTGGGCTTCTCGCTGCGCGAGATCGAGGAGTTTCTCGACCTGTACGATGCCGATCCCCAGCATGTCGAACAGATGCGCGCGCTTGCCGAGCGCTGCCGCGAGCGGATCGAGGAGCTGAACCAGCAGAAGATCGCCATCGTCCAAACACTGGCAGAGCTGGAGACGATCGAGCGCGAGGCGATGGAACGCGTCACCGCCGCCCTGACCGAAATACCGGCAGTTCCGTAA
- a CDS encoding long-chain-fatty-acid--CoA ligase, which translates to MEVNDTREPAAKGAALVFEPRLLTDMFDATVAAHGGRPAIDFMGGITRYGELGEQVARAAAGLQALGVTTGTRVALCLPNMPAYPILFFAVLKAGGVVVNVNPLYVEREICHLLQDSGAEIIATCDLPDIHARVTKVAAQLGLRRVITCSIADGLPAVKRIAYRLIKRADIAAVPAGPLHVTLRALMRGGATPAPVSVAPDDVAVLQYTGGTTGLPKAAMLSHANLVSNADAMVMHVGDQGPEQQRVLGVLPMFHVFALTTVLSYSVRVGAEMILLPRFDLEQLLKTIARTRPTSFPAVPTIYNAIAKVAESRTVDLSQINACISGGAPLPAEVRVAFERTTGATLVEGYGLSEASPIITCNPIGGLNKAGSAGPPFPGTVIEIRDRSGTDRVLPPGEVGEICARGPQIMQGYWHKPEDSAAVFVDGALRTGDVGYLDEDGYLFIVDRIKDVIICGGYNVYPRMIEEALYEHPAVAEAVVIGVPDEYRGQAPKAFVTLRPDQPATPAELRAFLVDKISKIELPREVEIRETLPKTLIGKLSKKELVEEEMARLAATAPAVTEQRR; encoded by the coding sequence ATGGAAGTGAACGACACGCGCGAACCGGCCGCAAAAGGGGCTGCGCTGGTCTTCGAGCCGCGGTTGCTGACCGACATGTTCGATGCCACGGTGGCCGCGCATGGCGGCCGGCCGGCGATCGACTTCATGGGCGGCATCACCCGCTATGGCGAGCTGGGCGAACAGGTGGCGCGCGCCGCCGCCGGGTTGCAGGCGCTGGGCGTCACAACCGGCACCCGCGTCGCTTTGTGCCTGCCCAACATGCCGGCCTACCCCATCCTGTTCTTTGCGGTGCTGAAGGCAGGCGGCGTGGTGGTGAACGTCAACCCGCTCTATGTCGAACGTGAGATATGCCATCTGCTGCAGGACTCGGGCGCGGAGATCATCGCGACCTGCGACCTGCCGGACATTCATGCCCGCGTGACGAAGGTCGCCGCGCAACTCGGCCTGCGCCGCGTCATCACCTGTTCGATCGCTGACGGCCTGCCCGCGGTGAAGCGCATCGCCTATCGCCTGATCAAGCGCGCCGACATCGCGGCCGTGCCGGCGGGGCCCCTGCACGTCACCTTGCGCGCGCTGATGCGCGGTGGCGCGACGCCGGCCCCGGTTTCGGTCGCACCCGATGACGTGGCGGTGCTGCAATATACCGGCGGCACCACCGGCCTGCCCAAGGCGGCGATGCTCAGCCACGCCAATCTGGTGTCGAACGCCGATGCGATGGTGATGCATGTCGGCGACCAGGGTCCCGAGCAGCAGCGCGTACTGGGCGTGTTGCCGATGTTCCACGTCTTCGCGCTGACAACGGTGCTCAGCTATTCGGTGCGGGTGGGCGCGGAGATGATCCTGCTGCCGCGCTTCGATCTCGAACAGCTGCTCAAGACCATCGCGCGGACGCGCCCCACCTCCTTTCCCGCGGTGCCGACCATTTACAACGCCATCGCCAAGGTGGCGGAAAGCCGCACCGTCGACCTGTCGCAGATCAACGCCTGCATCTCGGGCGGTGCGCCGCTGCCTGCGGAGGTGCGCGTCGCCTTCGAGCGGACGACCGGCGCCACGCTGGTTGAGGGATATGGGCTGTCCGAGGCATCGCCGATCATCACCTGCAACCCGATCGGCGGGCTGAACAAGGCGGGCTCCGCCGGCCCCCCCTTCCCCGGCACGGTGATCGAGATCCGCGACCGGAGCGGCACCGACCGTGTGCTGCCCCCCGGCGAGGTCGGCGAGATCTGCGCGCGCGGGCCACAGATCATGCAGGGTTACTGGCACAAGCCCGAGGACAGCGCGGCGGTGTTCGTGGACGGCGCGCTGCGCACCGGCGATGTCGGCTATCTGGACGAGGATGGCTATCTGTTCATCGTCGACCGGATCAAGGACGTCATCATCTGCGGCGGCTACAATGTCTATCCGCGGATGATCGAGGAAGCGCTGTACGAGCATCCCGCGGTCGCCGAGGCGGTGGTGATCGGCGTGCCCGACGAGTATCGCGGCCAGGCGCCCAAGGCGTTCGTCACGCTGCGCCCCGACCAGCCGGCTACCCCGGCCGAATTGCGCGCGTTCCTGGTCGACAAGATCAGCAAGATCGAGCTTCCCCGCGAAGTGGAAATCCGCGAAACATTGCCCAAGACGCTGATCGGCAAGCTTTCCAAGAAGGAACTGGTCGAGGAGGAAATGGCCCGGCTGGCAGCGACGGCGCCGGCGGTGACGGAGCAGAGACGGTGA
- a CDS encoding thiolase family protein, translating into MTNVVIAGYARSPFHLAGKGALARVRPDDLAAQTIRGLIERTGVDASAIEDIILGCAFPEGEQGLNVARMIGLLADLPLSVGGMTVNRFCGSSMSSIHIAMGQIQIGAGEAFICAGIESMSRVPMGGYNPLPNPQLAAKSAGAYMGMGETAENVATKYQITRAEQEGFAVRSQKKAAAARDAGRLADEIVPIQTKGGMVSEDGIIRPDTTEQVLAGLKPAFSQDGTVTAGTASPLTDGASAVLVTSEDFAKRHGLKILARIKSVGISGCAPETMGLGPIGASEKALERAGITPGDLDIVEINEAFASQAIACIRDLGLKDETINLDGGAIAIGHPLGATGARIVGKAAALLEREGGTYALATQCIGGGQGIATVLERA; encoded by the coding sequence ATGACCAACGTCGTGATCGCCGGTTACGCCCGCTCCCCCTTCCATCTGGCCGGCAAGGGCGCGCTGGCGCGGGTACGGCCGGACGACCTCGCCGCGCAGACGATCCGCGGGCTGATCGAGCGGACCGGGGTCGATGCGTCGGCGATCGAGGATATCATCCTGGGCTGCGCCTTTCCGGAGGGCGAGCAGGGCCTGAACGTCGCACGCATGATCGGCCTGCTGGCGGACCTGCCGCTGTCGGTCGGCGGCATGACGGTGAACCGCTTCTGCGGGTCGTCGATGAGTTCGATCCATATCGCGATGGGCCAGATCCAGATCGGCGCGGGCGAGGCGTTCATCTGCGCCGGCATCGAATCGATGAGCCGCGTGCCGATGGGCGGCTACAACCCGCTGCCCAACCCGCAACTCGCCGCCAAGAGCGCGGGCGCCTATATGGGCATGGGAGAGACGGCCGAGAACGTCGCGACCAAATATCAGATCACCCGCGCCGAGCAGGAGGGCTTTGCGGTACGGAGCCAGAAGAAGGCCGCCGCCGCGCGCGACGCCGGTCGTCTGGCGGACGAGATCGTGCCGATCCAGACCAAGGGCGGCATGGTGAGCGAGGACGGCATCATCCGTCCCGACACCACCGAGCAGGTCCTCGCCGGCCTGAAGCCCGCCTTCAGCCAGGACGGCACGGTGACCGCGGGCACCGCCTCGCCGCTCACCGATGGCGCATCGGCCGTGCTGGTCACCTCCGAGGACTTTGCCAAGCGGCATGGCCTGAAGATCCTGGCACGGATCAAGTCGGTGGGGATTTCGGGGTGTGCGCCCGAGACGATGGGACTGGGGCCGATCGGTGCGTCGGAGAAGGCGCTGGAGCGGGCGGGCATCACGCCCGGCGACCTCGACATCGTCGAGATCAACGAGGCGTTCGCGAGCCAGGCGATCGCCTGCATCCGCGACCTGGGGTTGAAGGACGAGACGATCAACCTGGACGGCGGCGCCATCGCGATCGGCCACCCGCTGGGCGCGACCGGCGCGCGCATCGTCGGCAAGGCGGCCGCCCTGCTGGAGCGTGAAGGCGGCACCTATGCGCTGGCCACCCAGTGCATCGGCGGCGGGCAGGGCATCGCAACCGTGCTGGAGCGTGCATAA
- a CDS encoding 3-hydroxyacyl-CoA dehydrogenase/enoyl-CoA hydratase family protein: MTDAIKKVCVIGAGVMGAGIAAQVANAGVPVLLLDIVPKDGADRDAVAKGAVARMLKTDPAPFMSKAAAKLVETGNIEDHLDRVAECDWIVEAVVERLGIKQALYARLEQAKRPGTAVSSNTSTIPLANLTEGRSDQFRRDFLITHFFNPPRYMRLIEIVTSPATDTGVAARVSDFVDRMMGKRIVRAKDTPGFIANRIGTYWLSVAINAAMDQGLTVEEADQIGGRPMGVPKTGIFGLVDLVGIDLMPLLSKSLSATLPQGDAYFDTVRPMPLIERMIADGFTGRKGKGGFYRLDKRSDGSRQKLAIDLATGEYRPEKKPERLPGKAEKDLAALVAAPGKAGAYAWAVLGPVLAYAAGLAGEVADDIVAIDDAMKLGYNWKFGPFELIDRLGPGKLAERLRAEGRAVPQILETAGDRPFYRVEGGKRRYLTLGGDYADVVRGEGVLLLEDIKLRAEPLARNGSAALWDIGDGVVCLEFTAKMNAFDEQVIQLIQKAIPLVKGGYKALVIYNEGSNFSAGANLGLAMFAVNIAAWSEVDKLITGGQAAFKALKYAPFPVVAAPAGLALGGGCEILLHADAIQAHAETYTGLVEAGVGLVPGWGGHGEMLDRFQKTPGFPRGPMPATAKAFEMISTAKVAKSAAEAREMMILRRSDGITMNRDRLLADAKNKALALVEGYAPPEKPIFRLAGESGRVGIAGVVRDFVKKGVATPYDQVVAGRLAQVLTGGEADLVDIVTEDQLLKLERRQFMASVKDARTQARIEHMLETGKPLRN; this comes from the coding sequence ATGACGGATGCGATCAAGAAAGTCTGCGTGATCGGGGCCGGCGTGATGGGCGCCGGCATCGCCGCACAGGTCGCCAATGCCGGCGTGCCCGTACTGCTGCTCGATATCGTGCCCAAGGATGGGGCGGATCGTGACGCAGTCGCCAAGGGGGCGGTCGCGCGGATGCTGAAGACCGATCCGGCGCCCTTCATGTCGAAGGCGGCGGCCAAGCTGGTCGAGACGGGCAATATCGAGGATCATCTCGACCGGGTCGCCGAATGCGACTGGATCGTCGAGGCGGTGGTCGAGCGGCTGGGCATCAAGCAGGCGCTTTATGCCCGGCTGGAGCAAGCCAAGCGGCCGGGCACCGCTGTGTCGTCCAACACCTCCACCATCCCGCTGGCGAACCTGACCGAGGGACGCTCCGACCAGTTCCGGCGCGATTTCCTGATCACCCATTTCTTCAATCCGCCGCGTTACATGCGGTTGATCGAGATCGTGACGAGCCCGGCGACCGATACGGGCGTGGCGGCGCGCGTCTCCGACTTCGTCGACCGGATGATGGGCAAGCGCATCGTGCGGGCAAAGGACACGCCCGGCTTTATCGCGAACCGCATCGGCACCTATTGGCTGTCGGTGGCGATCAACGCGGCGATGGATCAGGGGCTGACCGTCGAGGAGGCGGATCAGATCGGCGGCCGTCCGATGGGCGTGCCCAAGACGGGCATCTTCGGGCTGGTCGACCTGGTCGGCATCGACCTGATGCCGCTGCTGTCGAAAAGCCTGTCCGCGACGCTGCCGCAGGGCGACGCCTATTTCGATACGGTGCGCCCGATGCCGCTGATCGAGCGGATGATCGCGGACGGCTTCACCGGCCGCAAGGGCAAGGGCGGCTTCTACCGCCTCGACAAGCGCTCCGACGGCAGCCGGCAGAAGCTGGCGATCGATCTTGCGACGGGCGAATACCGGCCCGAGAAGAAGCCGGAACGCCTGCCCGGCAAGGCGGAAAAGGATCTGGCCGCGCTGGTCGCCGCGCCCGGCAAGGCGGGGGCCTATGCCTGGGCCGTGCTGGGGCCGGTTCTCGCCTATGCCGCGGGGCTGGCGGGCGAGGTTGCCGACGACATCGTCGCGATCGATGACGCGATGAAGCTCGGCTATAACTGGAAATTCGGGCCGTTCGAGCTGATCGACCGGTTGGGGCCGGGCAAGCTGGCCGAGCGGCTGCGCGCCGAGGGGCGGGCGGTGCCGCAGATCCTGGAGACCGCAGGCGACCGGCCCTTCTACCGGGTCGAGGGCGGCAAGCGGCGATATCTGACGCTGGGCGGCGATTATGCCGATGTCGTGCGCGGCGAGGGCGTGCTGCTGCTGGAGGATATAAAGCTGCGCGCCGAGCCGCTCGCCAGGAACGGATCGGCGGCGCTCTGGGATATCGGCGACGGCGTCGTCTGCCTGGAATTCACCGCCAAGATGAACGCGTTCGACGAGCAGGTTATCCAGCTCATCCAGAAGGCGATTCCGCTGGTGAAGGGCGGATACAAGGCGCTGGTGATCTATAACGAGGGATCGAATTTCTCGGCCGGTGCCAATCTCGGCCTTGCCATGTTCGCGGTGAACATCGCGGCGTGGAGCGAGGTGGACAAGCTGATCACGGGCGGGCAGGCGGCGTTCAAGGCGCTGAAATACGCGCCCTTCCCGGTCGTGGCCGCGCCTGCCGGACTGGCGCTGGGCGGCGGGTGCGAGATCCTGCTCCATGCCGATGCGATCCAGGCACATGCCGAAACCTATACGGGACTGGTCGAGGCGGGCGTCGGCCTCGTCCCCGGCTGGGGCGGGCATGGCGAGATGCTGGACCGGTTCCAGAAGACGCCGGGCTTCCCCAGGGGGCCGATGCCCGCCACCGCCAAGGCGTTCGAGATGATCTCAACCGCCAAGGTCGCCAAGTCGGCGGCGGAGGCGCGCGAGATGATGATCCTGCGCCGCAGCGACGGCATCACCATGAACCGCGACCGCCTGCTCGCCGATGCCAAGAACAAGGCGCTCGCCCTTGTCGAGGGCTATGCGCCGCCCGAAAAGCCGATCTTCCGCCTGGCCGGCGAAAGCGGCCGGGTGGGTATCGCGGGTGTGGTGCGCGACTTCGTGAAGAAGGGCGTGGCGACGCCGTACGACCAGGTCGTGGCGGGTCGGCTGGCGCAGGTGCTGACGGGCGGGGAGGCCGATCTGGTCGACATCGTGACCGAGGATCAGCTCCTGAAGCTGGAGCGCCGGCAATTCATGGCAAGCGTCAAGGATGCGCGGACGCAGGCAAGGATCGAGCACATGCTCGAAACCGGCAAGCCGCTCCGCAACTGA